Genomic DNA from Gallaecimonas pentaromativorans:
GGACCACCTGCCGGTAGTGGGCGCCCTGCCCGATCCGGCCGGTTTTGAGGGCAAGAGTGAATGCGAGATGGCGGCTACCGAATATGAAGGAGTCTGGCTACTGGGTGGCCTTGGCGCCCGCGGCGTCACCTCGGGGCTTTTGTGCGCCGATGTACTGGTGTCGCAAATGCTGGCCGAGCCGCTGCCGCTGCCTAAGCCGGTGCTGGATGCCATCATGCCCAATCGGTTTTGGGTTCGCAGGCTTAAGAAGGGCCTTGCTTTCTAAACGCAGGCGCATAGCGAGGGAAGCCAATAAAACCAAAAAGGCCCGGGTTAGTGCAGTGCAGACCTGCGTCAAACCCGGGCCTTTTTATTCGCAAGCGCAGTAGCGCCTTTACTGGCTCACCCGCTCCCAAAGACCCACTACCAGCGCCTGATCCTGAGGGTTCAACTCGCCCGCTTCGATGGCTTTATTGAGGCTGGCTTTTACCCGCACTTTCAGCTCTGCCACTTGCGGCTCAGCCTCTTCCAGCTCGTATTGGCCAGCCGAAAGGCTAACGTGGCCTTGCAGGTAGCCACTGGCGAACAGATCGTCGTCGCTGCCGGTTACGACCAAATCGTCAAGCTGGGTTTGGATATTGTCTAGAAACTGCTGGTAAGCCATATCAGTCCGTCGGGTTGGCGGCCCGGTACATAACGCTGTCCCGATAGCCGGTAATGATGGGGTAAATACCGGTGAGCTCTCGGTCTAGCGCCGCGTCGCCGGTATCGATGATAAGGGGGCGCCCATCCAGGGCTTGTAATTTGCGCTTGGTGGCCACCACCAGGATGTTATCGCGGCCGATGGCGCGAATGACCCTGGGGCTCAGCTGCTGGTTGCCGCGGCCAAAAAGATGGCCCTGGCCACCAATCAGGGTGATCACCAGCTTGGTGCCGGGAGTAATGGCCTCAAAGAGCTGCGCTTCGGTGAGATCGCTCGCCAAAAGCTGCTCGTCCTCGATAAGGTCGACCCCCAGCAGGGTGTTGTGAAGGCCCAGTTCTTCCATGATAAAGGCCACTGTGCTGCCCGAGCCCATCACAAAGCGCGCTCCAGGCTCCATGCGGCTGATAACCTCGCTGGCGATATCGTGCAGCACCAGTTCGTCCGATTCCTTGCCGCCCTGCTTGACCGCCTGCACGTAACGCAAGGAGCTGGGTATGCGCATCTCGCCAAAACGTTTGGCACGCACCACCCCTTGGCGAAACTGGCTCTCGTCGATGTCCATCACATCGGCGTCCACCAGGCTCAAAAGCTCGCCCCGGTGCAAGGAGGCAATCAGCTCTCCGGCCGCCTTGGGGGTAACGGCGTAAACGCCAGAATGGATTTTGCAG
This window encodes:
- a CDS encoding YfcL family protein — encoded protein: MAYQQFLDNIQTQLDDLVVTGSDDDLFASGYLQGHVSLSAGQYELEEAEPQVAELKVRVKASLNKAIEAGELNPQDQALVVGLWERVSQ
- a CDS encoding ATP-NAD kinase family protein: MKLGLIINPVAGVGGSVALKGSDGVVEEALARGAVKQANNRTRIALEPLVAVKDKLSFITASGEMGADLLSEMGFTFEVAYQAPELTSAEDSKAAAKALLDSHVELLLFAGGDGTARDICAVVEETLPVLGVPAGCKIHSGVYAVTPKAAGELIASLHRGELLSLVDADVMDIDESQFRQGVVRAKRFGEMRIPSSLRYVQAVKQGGKESDELVLHDIASEVISRMEPGARFVMGSGSTVAFIMEELGLHNTLLGVDLIEDEQLLASDLTEAQLFEAITPGTKLVITLIGGQGHLFGRGNQQLSPRVIRAIGRDNILVVATKRKLQALDGRPLIIDTGDAALDRELTGIYPIITGYRDSVMYRAANPTD